The following proteins are co-located in the Solanum pennellii chromosome 1, SPENNV200 genome:
- the LOC107015312 gene encoding B3 domain-containing protein At5g60130-like, whose protein sequence is MEKGFVKIFSPENSGKRLKIPTSFTYYKNRKLPKKINLRDRFGNMWPVGVNKIGGNLYFQYGWEKFIEDNSVEVGDFLVFDYDGNKMFDFKLLGRTKCEKNGVGGLKAEEMIVEHQKSRESKEKNWASDSCNSFSSYDDDVEYMGDEDEDEDEDEDEEYKETKKVPCHVEEEEEEQEDDEDEEEEDEALRSKAFACKVRNRHDHFGVDIFKSGRATQPKNPYFVAKIRSKRRDQLYVPVDVVKDYKLELPSSMTIRDSIGREFVTKLKKWKDGRIWLVGGWRSLCRWNLVEKNDHCICEFVRGKRNKDLHLRVQVLHEGESSVT, encoded by the exons atGGAAAAGGGCTTCGTCAAGATTTTCTCTCCTGAAAACAGTGGAAAGAGGCtc AAAATTCCCACATCTTTTACATATTACAAGAATAGAAAATTACCAAAGAAAATTAACCTTAGGGATCGATTTGGCAATATGTGGCCTGTAGGAGTGAACAAAATCGGAGGAAATTTGTATTTTCAATATGGATGGGAGAAATTTATTGAGGATAATAGTGTGGAGGTTGGagattttcttgtttttgactATGATGGAAATAAAATGTTTGACTTTAAATTACTTGGAAGAACTAAATGTGAAAAGAACGGAGTTGGAGGTTTAAAAGCGGAAGAAATGATTGTTGAACATCAAAAGAGTAGAGAGTCAAAAGAGAAGAATTGGGCTAGTGATAGCTGTAATAGTTTTTCTTCCTATGATGACGATGTGGAGTACATGGGAGATGAGGACGAGGAcgaggatgaggatgaggacGAGGAATATAAAGAGACTAAAAAGGTACCATGTCACgtggaagaggaagaagaagaacaagaagacgatgaagatgaagaagaagaagatgaggcGCTACGATCAAAAG CCTTTGCTTGCAAGGTGAGGAATCGTCATGACCATTTTGGTGTAGATATATTCAAAAGTGGACGTGCAACTCAGCCGAAAAATCCTTATTTTGTAGCGAAAATACGATCAAAGAGGAGAGATCAACTG TACGTTCCGGTTGATGTGGTAAAGGACTACAAACTTGAACTGCCTTCAAGTATGACCATTCGCGACTCTATTGGCAGAGAATTTGTGACGAAACTCAAGAAGTGGAAGGACGGTAGAATATGGCTTGTTGGTGGATGGCGCAGTTTATGTAGATGGAACCTTGTGGAGAAAAATGACCATTGTATTTGTGAATTTGTAAGAGGAAAGCGCAACAAAGACCTTCACTTACGGGTTCAAGTTCTCCATGAAGGAGAAAGTTCTGTTACATGA
- the LOC107007815 gene encoding heat shock 70 kDa protein, mitochondrial-like — MTSAGLLLRRSAHKIFASNTKPSWCTSHFGAKWAGLARPFSSKPAGNEIIGIDLGTTNSCVAVMEGKNPKVIENAEGARTTPSVVAFNQKGERLVGTPAKRQAVTNPANTLSGTKRLIGRRFDDPQTQKEMKMVPYKIVRGSNGDAWLEANGQQYSPSQIGAFVLTKMKETAEAYLGKSISKAVVTVPAYFNDAQRQATKDAGRIAGLDVQRIINEPTAAALSYGMNNKEGLVAVFDLGGGTFDVSILEISNGVFEVKATNGDTFLGGEDFDNALLEFLVSEFKRTEGIDLSKDKLALQRLREAAEKAKIELSSTSQTDINLPFITADASGAKHLNITLTRSKFETLVNHLIERTRNPCKNCLKDAGVSLKDVDEVLLVGGMTRVPKVQEIVSEIFGKSPSKGVNPDEAVAMGAALQGGILGGNVKELLLLDVTPLSLGIETLGGIFTRLINRNTTIPTKKSQVFSTAADNQTQVGIKVLQGEREMASDNKVLGEFELVGLPPAPRGMPQIEVMFDIDANGMVTVSAKDKATGKEQQISIRSSGGLSEDEINKMVREAEMHAQKDQERKTLIDIRNSADTTIYSIEKSLNEYRDKVPAEVVTEIETAVSDLRAAMGTENIDDIKSKLDAANKAVSKIGEHMTGGGSGGASSGSQGGDQSPPEAEYEEVKK; from the exons ATGACTTCCGCCGGCCTGCTCCTCCGTCGTTCTGCCCATAAAATT TTTGCTTCCAACACCAAGCCTTCATGGTGCACGTCACATTTTGGTGCTAAATGGGCTGGTCTAGCTAGGCCATTCAG CTCTAAACCTGCTGGAAATGAAATTATTGGTATTGACTTGGGAACTACCAACTCTTGTGTCGCTGTGATGGAGGGGAAG AATCCTAAAGTCATTGAGAATGCTGAGGGGGCAAGAACAACTCCTTCTGTGGTTGCGTTTAACCAGAAGGGAGAACGACTTGTTGGTACTCCAGCCAAGCGCCAGGCAGTGACCAATCCTGCAAACACACTTTCCGGGACCAAGCGTCTAATTGGTAGACGCTTTGACGATCCTCAAACACAAAAGGAGATGAAGATGGTTCCTTACAAGATTGTGAGAGGCTCAAATGGAGATGCTTGGCTTGAAGCAAATGGACAACAATATTCTCCAAGTCAAATTGGAGCATTTGTTCTAACAAAGATGAAGGAAACTGCAGAAGCCTACCTAGGGAAATCTATTAGTAAAGCTGTGGTCACTGTCCCAGCTTATTTCAATGATGCTCAGAGGCAGGCAACAAAGGATGCTGGGCGAATTGCAGGTCTTGATGTGCAAAGGATTATTAATGAGCCTACTGCAGCTGCACTCTCTTATGGTATGAACAACAAAGAAGGTCTTGTTGCTGTTTTTGATTTAGGTGGTGGAACTTTTGATGTTTCAATTCTGGAGATATCAAATGGTGTTTTTGAA GTCAAGGCAACCAATGGTGACACATTTCTAGGAGGAGAGGATTTTGACAACGCATTGTTAGAGTTTTTAGTGAGCGAGTTCAAGAGGACTGAGGGGATTGACCTGTCAAAAGACAAGCTTGCCCTACAAAGACTTCGAGAGGCAGCCGAGAAAGCTAAGATAGAGCTTTCATCAACATCTCAAACTGATATTAACTTGCCGTTTATCACAGCCGATGCATCAGGGGCTAAACATCTGAATATCACACTGACAAGATCAAAATTTGAGACATTGGTGAACCACTTAATTGAGAGGACAAGGAATCCTTGCAAGAATTGTTTGAAGGATGCTGGAGTATCTTTAAAAGATGTGGATGAAGTCCTCCTTGTTGGAGGTATGACACGGGTTCCTAAGGTTCAGGAAATAGTTTCTGAGATATTTGGTAAAAGCCCAAGCAAAGGTGTCAATCCAGATGAGGCAGTTGCCATGGGAGCGGCACTTCAAGGTGGTATTCTCGGTGGCAATGTTAAAGAGTTGCTTCTTTTGGATGTAACTCCGCTATCTCTCGGTATTGAGACATTGGGAGGTATCTTTACTAGGTTAATTAACAGGAATACCACCATTCCCACAAAGAAAAGCCAG GTGTTTTCTACTGCTGCTGACAACCAAACTCAAGTGGGTATTAAGGTATTACAAGGTGAACGTGAAATGGCATCTGATAATAAGGTCTTGGGTGAATTCGAACTTGTAGGTCTTCCTCCGGCGCCAAGAGGCATGCCTCAGATAGAGGTGATGTTTGACATAGATGCAAATGGAATGGTGACTGTGTCCGCCAAGGATAAGGCTACTGGCAAAGAGCAGCAGATCAGCATTCGGTCATCTGGTGGTCTGTCGGAAGATGAGATAAACAAGATGGTCAGGGAAGCTGAGATGCATGCGCAGAAGGATCAAGAGCGCAAGACGCTTATTGATATCAGGAACAGTGCAGATACTACCATATACAGCATTGAAAAGAGCTTGAATGAATACAGGGACAAGGTCCCGGCAGAGGTGGTTACTGAAATTGAGACAGCTGTTTCGGACTTGAGAGCAGCAATGGGAACTGAGAACATTGATGATATCAAGTCGAAACTTGATGCAGCGAACAAAGCTGTTTCCAAGATTGGAGAGCACATGACTGGTGGCGGTTCAGGTGGTGCCTCAAGTGGTTCACAAGGAGGAGATCAATCACCACCTGAGGCTGAATACGAGGAAgtgaagaaataa
- the LOC107003145 gene encoding transcription factor GTE7-like, translating into MASAVLASRNESSWAQSGGAGGGFMGKTPYSHTQLNPNHNPNPKKKQKQFHHTSNGRHMDDSPAVTQTASDDAYSFNQRPIESTTNVDGLNFGGYLTFNVVSYNKVEVNELRSRLMAEVEQIRNLKDRIESGQLSTTNPRSQGKSKKLSGNKRPTPSGSSKDLKKLPNGVENRNFGNPGGGVGGVKAIGTESMMKECRQILAKLMKHKNGWIFNIPVDAEALGLHDYHQIIKRPMDLGTVKSNLAKNFYPSPFEFAADVRLTFNNALLYNPKTDQVNGFAEQLLGRFEDMFRPLQDKMNKLEGGRRDYHPVDELQGSSWNHIPTPERVKKPTPTPVPHISKKQERMQNHSSASTPSLPVPPPNPPVRQQSPLSTPSPVRAPAAKPQSAAKVPTMGKQPKPRAKDPNKREMNMEEKHKLGVGLQSLPQEKMPQLVQIIRKRNEHLAQDGDEIELDIEALDTETLWELDRFVTNWKKMVSKTKRQALMMNNLGPPSASAAASAATTSVAEADGPTTSEKNDSFKKAKKGDVGEEDVEIEDDEPATHFPPVEIEKDEGGGRDQENGGGGGSSSSSSSSSSSSGSSSSSDSDSGSSSGSDSDADDAHS; encoded by the exons ATGGCATCCGCCGTCTTAGCTAGCCGGAATGAATCTAGCTGGGCTCAGTCTGGTGGTGCCGGTGGTGGATTCATGGGGAAAACCCCTTATTCTCATACGCAACTGAACCCTAATCACAACCCTAACCCTAAGAAGAAGCAGAAGCAATTCCATCACACCTCTAATGGTCGGCATATGGATGATTCGCCGGCAGTGACGCAAACGGCGTCTGATGATGCCTACTCGTTCAATCAACGGCCGATTGAATCAACGACCAACGTTGACGGCCTTAATTTCGGAGGATATTTGACTTTTAACGTCGTCTCTTACAACAAAGTCGAGGTCAATGAGCTACGGAGTCGGCTGATGGCGGAGGTCGAACAGATCCGAAACCTCAAGGATCGAATCGAATCCGGTCAATTGAGCACCACCAACCCCAGATCTCAAGGCAAATCGAAGAAACTATCTGGAAATAAGCGGCCTACCCCTTCCGGATCCAGTAAGGATCTGAAGAAGCTCCCAAACGGAGTTGAAAATAGGAATTTTGGTAATCCTGGTGGTGGTGTGGGTGGTGTGAAGGCCATCGGAACGGAAAGTATGATGAAGGAATGTAGGCAGATTTTGGCAAAGCTGATGAAGCACAAAAATGGGTGGATTTTCAATATCCCTGTTGATGCTGAAGCCTTGGGTCTTCATGATTACCACCAAATTATTAAGCGACCCATGGATTTGGGGACGGTTAAATCAAATTTGGCTAAGAATTTTTACCCTTCCCCTTTTGAATTTGCTGCTGATGTTAGGCTTACTTTCAATAATGCCTTGCTGTATAACCCTAAAACAGATCAAGTTAATGGCTTTGCTGAGCAGCTTCTCGGACGATTTGAGGACATGTTTAGACCGCTCCAGGATAAAATGAATAAGCTTGAAGGCGGCAGGAGGGATTATCACCCTGTAGATGAGTTGCAGGGGAGTTCTTGGAATCACATACCTACTCCCGAGAGAGTGAAGAAACCCACACCCACCCCAGTCCCTCACATTTCAAAGAAGCAAGAGCGGATGCAAAATCATTCTAGTGCGTCAACACCCTCTTTGCCAGTGCCACCACCCAATCCACCAGTCCGACAGCAGTCACCATTGTCAACTCCGTCCCCAGTGAGGGCACCAGCTGCGAAGCCTCAATCAGCTGCTAAAGTTCCTACTATGGGAAAGCAACCTAAACCGAGGGCCAAGGATCCAAATAAAAGAGAGATGAATATGGAGGAAAAGCATAAATTAGGAGTTGGGTTGCAAAGTTTGCCACAAGAGAAGATGCCGCAGTTGGTGCAGATTATAAGGAAGAGGAATGAACATTTAGCCCAAGACGGTGATGAGATTGAGCTGGACATTGAGGCCCTTGACACCGAGACTCTATGGGAGCTTGATCGGTTTGTGACCAATTGGAAGAAGATGGTTAGCAAAACTAAGAGGCAAGCCTTGATGATGAACAATTTGGGACCACCATCCGCCAGTGCTGCAGCTTCTGCTGCAACTACATCCGTTGCCGAAGCAGATGGG CCTACTACTAGTGAGAAAAACGATTCCTTCAAAAAGGCCAAGAAGGGTGATGTTGGTGAAGAGGATGTAGAGATAGAGGATGATGAACCAGCTACCCATTTTCCTCCAGTAGAAATTGAGAAGGATGAAGGTGGTGGGCGGGATCAAGagaatggtggtggtggtggtagtAGTAGCTCTAGTAGTTCTAGTAGCTCAAGCAGTGGCTCCTCCTCTTCTAGTG ATTCTGATTCAGGAAGTTCATCCGGAAGTGACTCTGATGCTGATGATGCACACTCTTGA